One genomic region from Longimicrobium sp. encodes:
- a CDS encoding FHA domain-containing protein has product MFNSLRKLLRPTLRQQLEDGVREALRRYADRRTAPDLRVYVSTDLVPEGMSAGMFARDEADHLRRFAAQWAQDNGIARAGIRVEMVLLDTKREFAFVKPLGLVEEAQPQAERLFASAGGERALVPEPPRAPPPQPYAPQPAPLAQPAPFAQPGAGVRGALLEVVSSEVWRDPLRIDGEMTVGRKPDAGVFALGDRYMSGRHARFRTVAGRLYVTDLDSKNRTFVNEQPIAPNQEVEMRPGDTVRMGNTVLRLARVD; this is encoded by the coding sequence ATGTTCAACTCGCTCCGCAAGCTGCTTCGCCCCACGCTGCGCCAGCAGCTCGAGGACGGCGTGCGCGAGGCGCTCCGGCGCTACGCCGACCGCCGCACCGCGCCCGACCTGCGCGTGTACGTGTCCACCGACCTGGTGCCCGAAGGGATGAGCGCCGGGATGTTCGCGCGCGACGAGGCCGACCACCTGCGCCGCTTCGCCGCGCAGTGGGCGCAGGACAACGGCATCGCCCGCGCGGGGATCCGCGTGGAGATGGTGCTGCTCGACACCAAGCGCGAGTTCGCCTTCGTCAAGCCGCTGGGCCTGGTCGAAGAGGCGCAGCCGCAGGCCGAGCGCCTCTTCGCCAGCGCGGGCGGCGAGCGGGCGCTGGTTCCCGAGCCGCCGCGCGCCCCGCCGCCGCAGCCCTACGCGCCGCAGCCGGCCCCGCTCGCGCAGCCCGCGCCCTTCGCCCAGCCGGGCGCGGGCGTCCGCGGCGCGCTGCTGGAGGTGGTCAGCTCCGAGGTGTGGCGCGATCCCCTGCGCATCGACGGCGAGATGACGGTGGGGCGCAAGCCCGACGCGGGGGTGTTCGCGCTGGGCGACCGCTACATGTCCGGCCGCCACGCGCGCTTCCGCACCGTCGCCGGGCGGCTGTACGTGACCGACCTGGACTCGAAGAACCGCACCTTCGTGAACGAGCAGCCCATCGCACCCAACCAGGAGGTGGAGATGCGCCCCGGCGACACCGTGCGCATGGGGAACACCGTCCTCCGCCTGGCCCGCGTCGACTAG